The genomic interval aaataagtGTTTGTAGGAGCATTTAAACCATTTTATATAATTCACTGAGTGGTTAAAAACAACTGGGAGAGTATTTGAGGATATGAAGTAAGTGACCTGGGGcctgtttctgaaagaaggttcaacaaacctattctaaccctgagctctgagttgatttactctcagaagggaaactctgagttttcgggttccagatcagcagatttgatttagttaaatcaactctgagtaggtccactcagtgttcagcgcgtgcaccctgacgataaaaagccaacatgaatggagccccgatTCTACGATTCGCCATGGCAACAGGCgacaaaaaagagatcctcctacTTGAACCATTTCGAAATAGGCTACATCAATATCTTCATGTGGCCATAGGCTACGgagaatatgaacaggttttaagaaggaaaaaaagtaaagtggTGTGTGAGAAACTTCGGTAAAGTTAGAATTCACAGATTCGGCTTTCCCGGATCAATAACTCATCAGCGGAACATTTCTTTTACAACACCGACACCTCTCTGCAATCACAACAAGATAGACTAATGGTAATCAAATGAGTAATAACTTTACCATAACATGTTGTAGTGCCATCAAACTCACATCACACATAAACCATGTCCTCTTGATTATACTACAACTCTTAGTTTGGTAAAATGTGCATAAATGTAatttgagtgatttttttttatcattaaaatagCCTAAGtaataaaataagtaataacTGTACTATAACATGTTGTAGTGCCATCAAACTCACAGCACACATAATATAAAAGCATTAAGCATGATTTACTTTATGTGTGATTACATTTTTCGGTGACCCTAGAGCCTACaatggtgactttttttttaatgatatccATGTTAAAAAATCCCTTAAATTATGCAAAAACACAGTTTCCAAACTAAGTGTCATAGTTTTGGCTAAAAGAGACCCCTACTGTTCAAACTGAGTGCTGAATTGGAAATAAATTATGTTGTTTATGATAGGTAAAAGAAATCCTCAGAATTGAGTGAAAGCCAAAACTCCCAAGCCAAGTGCTGTAGTGTAAACAACATGATATGGAGTATATATGGTGATGTTTATGTCACCCTATAACTTATAATAGTGACTTCATTGATAATTATACCTATCAAGAAAACCTTGAAGTTATATGGAAGCAAATTGTAATACCTAAAGCACATTTAACCAAACTAAGAGTTGTAGTATAATCAAGAGGACATGGTTTATGTGTGCTGTGAGTTTGATGGCACTACAACATGTTATAGTATAGTTATTGCTTATTTAATGACCAtatttaatgataaaaaatcactaaaattaCATTTATGCACATTTTACCAAACTAAGAGTTGAAGTTTAATAAAGAGGACATGGTTTATGTGTGTTGTGAGTTTGATGGTAATACAACATGTTATAGTACAgttattacatattttattaccaaatgtaatgataaaaaaatcagcaggaaaataaatcatcCAAAAATAGGGAGCTGAAGCAACAATGGTTCATCCCAGCTTGTTTCTgagattttatattttgtaggCCTGGgactacatttttgtctttggtTAGGTGACCTATAAAAAGATTATGTTAAATTGTCTTGTCATTCTTCCCTTGTGTGCAGATAATGACTCACCTGTCAATCCAAGGCCTGAATTCAGCCTGCAGAAAGCTACTAAACTAGCACTGCAGCATTATGGAGTCACTGTTAAAGAGATCTCCACCCTGCCTAGTTATATGGACCAGAACTTCCTGGTGATGGATGAACCAGGTACCAAGTACGTCCTGAAGATCATGAACTCAGAGGAGAGTAAGAACACCACCCTGCTGGGGCTGCAGACCCTCGCCATGTCCTTTCTACGCTGCCATGGAATTCCTGCTCAGACTGCTATTCCCACGACAACGGGGCAGCTCATGACTATGGCGGAAACAGGTTACAgcagattacatttttgtaGTCAGGTTTtagtaaaacaacatttataaacTTGAGGTAAAAATAATCTGTATCCTGATGAGTCGTATCTAGCCTACAGTTACATCTGGTAAGAAAAGTTGAACCATCCGTCTTTTGTCCTTGTAAAAAATTTATGAAGTGGGAGAATATTTGTGCTGCTACCTCATGCAATGTAAGACATGattcctcctgctgctgatgCTATGCATCATATTCCCTGAGTACACTGATGGCCTCAGGGAAGCAGAATTTCAGGTCTTCTCAGGGcaggtctctctctcacacacacacacacacacacacacacacacacacacacacacacacacacgcacacacacacacacacacacacacacacacacacacacacacacacacctgtttagAGAAGGTGAAGTTTAGCTTAGCCGTTCAAAACTGATCAGTTCAATCGATAGTATTGGTTAGACATAGGTCTAATTAGGTTTCGGTTAAATTTGAGTGTAAACAGGGGTAGTCATTTTTATGGTACTCGTTATAGTATTTTCAGCATTAGTTGAGTTGTCAGAAAGACTTGATAGCCAACGTCAAGGGTCCTGGGAATGAAGAGATCTAATTAAGTTTGCAAGCCATGGTGTCATTTTAGGATGCATGAGAAACTGGAACTAACTGAAACTATAGCTGCTTTGggcaatgacagaaaaatgttATTAGACTAGAACACAACATAAACCGGTGGGTTTACTTTGATCATTGTCCCCAACACACATCCTAACCACCTATACATACTAAAACTCCACCACATGGTCCTTGTGGTCTTGACAAGGTTCTGGATTGAACCACCAGAAACTGGTCAGAGGTTTTATTTAAACTCAGAATTCTAAGAAAAAAGGcagaattaaaaaaggaaaaagtgagAACCCGAGTTTCCCCCAGTGGCCCTAATTCTCTTTTGAATTGCAATACTATCTCATCTTAAAAGTATAGTTTTTATAAATTGTTTTTACCGGTGTCTGGCTGTAAATCAGTACTACCCCCAGACCTCGGCTGTAGCACAACTAAAAGCTGTTTGCTAACGGCCATTATAGGCTATAACGTAAGAAGGACGTCAGTATAACAGGTGTGGCTCTGTGATAACAGTAGAAACAGTAGAGACTTCTGCGGCTGTCAAAGAGTTCTGTGTCAAAGtccttcaaacatttttttttaatgaggtcAAGTGGAATCTTTCCCCGGTCATTTAAGAGTGAGGCAGTTATTATGAAATAGTATTTTCTTAAAATTACACATCCTAGTCACTGATGAATGAAACAAGTTATAGAGGATATTCAACTTGAATTTTCAAATCTACTAAAAGATGTGGAATTTGCTTTGATGCTGAATAATATTGCGGCAATTaaatcttttgttgttttctttcatatccatttgacatttttagacTGTGGACATGGTGCTCAGACCTACTGTGTGAGGTTGATGACTTATCGCCCTGGAAAAACCATTACACAATCTCCAGTCAAAACGCAGGATCTTTATCATGTTGGCAAGTTGGTGGCCACCATTGATAAGACATTGCAACAGGTAAGGTCCCgaaagttaaaggagcaatatataagatatctactgaatttattcataaaatgacctcactgtatcatcagacattaaagaaacatccTATGTgaaagtgctggcttctctgccaaaaacacagcagccagtatgaGCTCATTCTAAGTTTTGTTGCCATTCTGAAATTATCTGTATTTGTGAacaaaatgaattgaaaaaaaaaaaaatatgactaaaacatgttgtttttttagctggTGTCTCCTAACCTGGATGTCTTAGAAAGAGATGGGATACTTTGGAGCTTGTCTAATATTCCTCTCCTGGAGGGTTACCTGTCAGTGATGGATGGAGATCCCCTGCAGGAAGTTGTCAAAGCAGTCATAGAACAGTACAAATCACATGTGCAGCCCAAAATCAACGCCTTCCAAAAAGGTAATAGGACTACAGTACATTACTGATCttctgttttacttttcatCTGCTGTTATCTTTGTCTTTGATTCTGCTTATTTTGCTAAATTATATTACTCAGTTTTTAGCTAACAGGTGAAGAGGTTGCATACTAAGCCCAGTATACTCTACCAGAGAAAGTAACTTGGtactcttttgttttattatttttatcggAGGTCGTGGTTGAAAGGCACAGAGCGAGGGTGACTTTCCATCCATTTATCTTTCATTTTAGCAGCGCTTTTCCTCTAACAAAGCTTATTTTCATATGTCTGTTTCATATTTcaatttttatatttctttttttttatttctgtcagtcACTTAATACTTGATTGAAATATCCAAACAGCAATCAAAAAATTGAAAGCAACTGTCTCAGTGATCAAATTTTCTTGAATGTTGTGTATGGATATGAAACTTTGATCACATAATCGTGTCCTCCTCTGAATTATTTGACATCCTTATTTGGTGTCTGTAAGAAACTAGAGGATAATGATGACATTTCTGTTGTCCTTAGGTGTTGTTTACACTATATAGCACGCCTAAGTCTTTCAGCTAAAAGTAGGCTACTGACATACATGCTAATAATAGTTATTTGAAATGAATCAGAATCAATGGCTGTAATTTGGTCTAGCTACACTAAGTAAAAGGTCATTGTGATTACCTTAAACAAACAGTATTTCACTGCAGTACATTTAAAGGCACTAAGTGTTTCTTTATCGTCCCTTTCAAAGGAATAATACATGGGGACTTGAGTGACCAGAACCTTCTTGTCACACCTGTTGACAGCGGGCTTCATGAGGTGTCAGGCGTCCTGGACTTTTCTCTGCTCATGAACGGATGCTACGTGTTTGAACTGGCTATAACAATCATGTACTTGATGCTGGAGAACCCACATCCTTTGGATGTAGGTGGAGCAGTGTTAGCAGGCTGGGAGAGCATCATGCCGCTCAACAATAATGAAAAGGATTCCCTCTTCCTTCTGGTGCTCGGCCGCCTCTGCCAGTCTCTGGTTTATGGAAGGTATAACGCCAAAAAATACCCAGACAACAAGGAATATCTCCTGACTACGGCCAAAAGTGGGACTCGGCTTGTCACTAAACTCTGGAAGCTGGGCAAGACAGAAGTGGAGAGGAAATGGTTCACAGACGCCAGCACATTCTCAGTCAGTCAATAAGATACAAATTTTCATAAAGTGAAAGATAgtaaagatttttttcacaAAGCATCTCTCAATTTTAACAAATTCATTTGCTGTGGAAAGCTGtgaaagctaaaaataaaactgaaagatGAACACTAGATGGAGACATCCTCCCACTCATGCCTTATTCTGCACCTATCCCCTTTAGTCAATCAATAATTCACCCTCACGTTCAGGCCTCAAGACCTTTAAATCCTTACCAAATTCAACCTGAattgttttagatagtcatgtgaGATTTAGAGGAATCTCTGtgtagttgtaaaaaaaagtatgtgaaaCAAAGCTTACATCCTTTAAAATTGGAATAGAAAGTAAACACCTCCATGGGACATTAACCACAACCGGGCTCAACAGTATGAGACGATATAAGGAGAACACACATAGCCAGCAAAGTTATGCAATTTATTTCAATGAAGTTATGAAGTTACAAGGTGTTAAGCTTGTGAGGAAGTTAGTATGTATGCAGTTTTGAGTGTGTGAATGCATATGAATCTAacacaaaatgcaaacaaaaagctGGAGGCAGTCTGTAGGCCAGTGAAGAGAGTGAGAAGACTGAGCAGGTCTGCCTTATGGCCTCCTGAAACCAGCCTCAGACTAaatgactgatttaaaaaaagggacgTGATACCGATCGCTATAGGCAAACATtaagaaaagacaaatgtagttaaagacacaaaatagcATTAAAAGAACAATGGAGTTAAAATTCTAGTAAAATCTGGATAGGCTCTGAAATAACAACAATGTTTAAGATAGGACTTAAACATAAACATGGACTCCCCTCAAGTTTTCAGCCAGAGAAAAAACCTCTACCAGAGTATTGACATATACTCATCAGCAGCAGGAGCTCTGTGGTCACGTGaggtcaggttttttttgtttcaaataaaataccTGGAACCTAAATGTACGACTGTAAACAAGAGTGTGATGCTTGAAGTAAAATACACAACTAccaattaaatattaaaatattgttttctttgtctttattttacctCTAACTATATACTGTGATGTGATAAATCTCAGCCATCAACTCCATCACACCTTGCCTACCTTTACACAATTCACCCTCCCACCTCTAAGGCACCATCTGCCCTCTGCCCCCACTGCACCTCTCAACATGTACCTCCAGTCATGCAGAAAAAGTCACAGTGTGCGTCTGTGAAGGTCTgcctgtgttcatgtttgctCTACATATGTTTCATTGTAGATCTCCGGCATGCAACCCAAAGAGGCATCTGAACCTTTGCACTGTTCTCCCTTGATTGCACAGCAGTCCCTCCCCTTacgctttctctctctttagtcTTTGTAATACTTTAAAAATCAGTGTTCGACGAATTATAActagaataaaaatggcagaacTCAAAGGACTGAGCTTAATACACCAACACCACTTATCAGCGCCATTAATCCTCTTTCATTTCATAAAAGAGCACCAGTTCTACACAGCACCTTTCATTATAATACAGGAGATACTTTACATTTACTCTCCATAGACTACCAATCTGCAGGTTTTTAGAGCCAGAAAAAAAGGGCTTCATCCCATTGTCAGGCCTCTTGGAGATGTATGTTTTTTCAATACTCTACCAACTTTTAAAAATCAAGTCATTAAGCTGCAGCACAATGAAAAATTGACATAAAACAAAGGCATCATATGCAAATAATTagtaagaaaataatttataaaaGTAATGTCTGCTGCACGTGAATGTCTCAAACGTTAAAATCTTCGAGATCATTTGTCTTAACTTGAGATGACAACTCATCAGTCTCTAAGTCTTACAATAAAGATAAACTATCATAACATGGCTATACAATGCTTAAAATCCGGATTTAATATAAGGTATTTACAAATGTAATACTTAATCATAAACATTTTCATCCAAACAGTACATATAGTACATTTTGTGCTGTATTTTATCACAgaatttttttgatttttttttcaggatacATAAACAAgagcacaaaataaataaaaaagctgctagagaaaaaaacaatgattgcCTCCTTTTCTCAAACAGTGTTGGTGTCAGTCAtgagttttttctttcaaaaacaaacaactgttTAAGATTTTAAGTAATTGGCGCCATATCTGTACCAAAGTGCACAATCACGGATTTGATCCAAAAGACAAATGGCATCCAATTATTGTCAGGGTCCAATAAAGCCAATCAAAGTATTATTTCTTTTTAGGGAGAAATAGATATGTTTTatgtagttttctttgttttgacaTTCAGTAAACTTTAGATTTCCTTCCATTTAACAAAACTGCCCATACTAATAAGAATCCTGAAGCAGCCAGTCCAGATGTACGtgcagcaacaacacaaacagcaacaacacaaactcCAAGAAAAGGAAAATTCATTTAGTTTGCATATATTTCCCTTTCTCCATCATTCTGGAAAAAATGCGTACCTTTGTCTCTGTTTGCCtattcatttcattaaaaaaacctgTTAGTGTCAGTCTATATAATGGATTAAACAGACACAGGAGTCTTGGCTGTCTTGCCCGGGCCGATACAGCTGCCAAGCTGACCTGTTAGGACTAATTTAATTCATGGATCCCTGACAGACTCTTGTGTACTAATGCATATTAGCCTAATGCCTGCACCATCTATAGTGGCCAAGATGTCAGAGTTTGATACAAGGCTAATGGGAGTCTTTCTGTTAACAAATTTGTTCTTCAGCTGTTATAGTTGGTGGCAGTTTGGTAAGGTCTTGATCtaaagtgttttaaacacaCCATGTGTGTACATTACCTAATGAGATTGAGTTCTTGGCCTGTAGTTTACCAATATTTATAGAGCGGATTTTCTGACTTAGATGCCAttattctctctctcgtcttctCTGTATTATGAAATTCTCTCATACCTTTAAATTTAGTGGCTTAATTTGTACTCAAGAAGAAAGACTACCTGAACAATAAAAGTCACCT from Labrus mixtus chromosome 3, fLabMix1.1, whole genome shotgun sequence carries:
- the LOC132965681 gene encoding hydroxylysine kinase-like encodes the protein MLNCLVILPLCADNDSPVNPRPEFSLQKATKLALQHYGVTVKEISTLPSYMDQNFLVMDEPGTKYVLKIMNSEESKNTTLLGLQTLAMSFLRCHGIPAQTAIPTTTGQLMTMAETDCGHGAQTYCVRLMTYRPGKTITQSPVKTQDLYHVGKLVATIDKTLQQLVSPNLDVLERDGILWSLSNIPLLEGYLSVMDGDPLQEVVKAVIEQYKSHVQPKINAFQKGIIHGDLSDQNLLVTPVDSGLHEVSGVLDFSLLMNGCYVFELAITIMYLMLENPHPLDVGGAVLAGWESIMPLNNNEKDSLFLLVLGRLCQSLVYGRYNAKKYPDNKEYLLTTAKSGTRLVTKLWKLGKTEVERKWFTDASTFSVSQ